One Xenopus tropicalis strain Nigerian chromosome 8, UCB_Xtro_10.0, whole genome shotgun sequence genomic window carries:
- the acod1lb gene encoding aconitate decarboxylase 1 like gene b (The RefSeq protein has 2 substitutions compared to this genomic sequence), translating to MFSATLQNSKKLQQICRQLHSAALKVAVSPQYEESVTSTFASFITDIRPEHLSEVVRHRSKRMILDNIGVGLVGTTTHVFDIILQYCQDLHSSGYGKAAVSSVYGRKDLMLSPTLAAYVNGVAVHSMDFDDTWHPATHPSGAVVPSILALSQLLSKEKRISGEDLLTAYNVGIEVQGRLMCFSHEAKNIPKKFHPPSVVGTMGSAAAAAKLLSLNREQCTHALAIAASLAGAPMANAATLSKPLHIGNATRLGLEAALLASKGMEANALILDYVPGCSGFSAFYGDYQPKSLSPAGEDYEFLLEKQDIAFKSFPAHLGMHWIADASVSVRNRLINHYGSFDPSAIQSIVLRVPVSKYINRPYPESEHEARHSFQFNACTALLDGQVNVGSFSEDNLHRRDLHRLLKKVVLEHPEDNVANFDKMYGEVVIVLKNGDVKIGRTDTFYGHWRNPLSRESLLKKFRSNALHVLGEGQVEDVIEIVENIESVSDVSQLPLSLQ from the exons AATTCCAAGAAACTTCAGCAGATATGCAGACAGCTCCACAGCGCTGCTTTAAAAG TCGCTGTCAGTCCTCAGTATGAAGAATCTGTCACAAGCACTTTTGCCTCATTCATCACTGACATTCGCCCTGAGCACCTCTCAGACGTTGTACGGCACAGAAGTAAGCGCATGATCCTGGACAACATCGGAGTCGGCCTCGTGGGCACAACCACTCATGTGTTCGACATTATTCTGCAGTACTGCCAG GATTTGCACTCTTCTGGATATGGGAAAGCAGCTGTTAGCTCAGTGTATGGAAGAAAGGACCTAATGCTGTCACCAACCCTGGCTGCCTATGTCAATGGAGTTGCA GTTCACTCCATGGACTTCGATGACACCTGGCACCCTGCCACCCATCCCTCAGGCGCAGTGGTGCCTTCCATTCTGGCACTGAGCCAATTGTTCTCTAAAGAGAAGCGAATCAGTGGGGAAGACCTACTAACTGCCTATAACGTGGGGATTGAGGTGCAAGGACGGCTCATGTGTTTCTCCCACGAAGCCAAGAATATTCCTAAAAA GTTTCACCCTCCCTCAGTTGTCGGAACCATGGgaagtgcagcagcagcagccaaactcCTGTCATTAAACCGAGAGCAATGCACCCACGCACTGGCCATTGCCGCCTCGCTGGCTGGGGCTCCCATGGCAAATGCTGCAACACTTTCAAAGCCGCTGCACATTGGAAATGCCACCAGACTGGGCCTAGAAGCTGCACTGCTGGCCTCAAAGGGAATGGAAGCCAATGCTCTTATTCTGGATTACGTTCCCGGCTGCTCAGGTTTTAGTGCTTTCTATGGAGATTATCAGCCCAAATCATTGTCCCCGGCAGGAGAGGACTATGAATTTCTCCTGGAGAAGCAAGACATTGCCTTTAAGTCTTTCCCGGCACATCTGGGAATGCACTGGATAGCAGACGCCTCCGTCTCTGTTAGAAACAGACTCATAAACCACTATGGCTCATTCGATCCATCTGCCATTCAGTCCATAGTTCTCCGAGTCCCAGTATCCAAATACATCAACAGGCCTTATCCTGAGTCAGAGCATGAGGCACGCCACTCTTTCCAGTTCAATGCTTGCACAGCTCTCCTGGATGGACAAGTCAACGTTGGCTCCTTCAGCGAGGACAACCTGCATCGGCGTGACCTCCACCGCCTCTTGAAGAAGGTGGTACTGGAGCATCCGGAAGACAATGTGGCAAACTTCGATAAAATGTACGGAGAAGTCGTCATTGTGCTGAAAAACGGAGATGTGAAGATAGGAAGAACCGACACGTTCTATGGTCATTGGAGGAACCCGCTGAGCAGGGAGTCTCTGCTGAAGAAATTCCGTTCCAATGCCCTCCATGTGCTGGGGGAAGGCCAAGTGGAAGATGTGATAGAGATAGTAGAGAACATAGAAAGTGTCAGCGACGTCTCTCAGCTCCCACTGTCCCTTCAGTAA